The following are encoded in a window of Drosophila simulans strain w501 chromosome 3L, Prin_Dsim_3.1, whole genome shotgun sequence genomic DNA:
- the LOC27207951 gene encoding uncharacterized protein LOC27207951, protein MMHDVIISLFLLIVTAWQQSLALEDGSMQLYCPLVTYTHLELLCDGVYNADLYLKYKDGLTSVNAPYKIFSYKQDGYYFFLVSFNDSPVQSCNGTIQLDNELDFFCGVSESPLIVSGTQFFCHKELMSYVDDLLYECTKPIALRFFNVEWRGEATIHYAAKTESKSGTSRGIPGLGTWLACLVCVFLQRLKLLSSNIFEIQVNYQFASLKQNAVVLHVRARLHSS, encoded by the coding sequence ATGATGCATGATGTAattatttcattgtttttgctTATCGTGACGGCTTGGCAGCAATCTTTAGCCTTGGAGGATGGCTCCATGCAACTCTATTGCCCCCTGGTAACATACACCCATCTCGAGCTGCTTTGCGACGGAGTCTATAACGCAgacttatatttaaaatacaaggACGGGCTAACTTCCGTAAATGCTCCCTACAAGATCTTCTCCTACAAACAGGATGGATATTATTTCTTCCTCGTGAGCTTTAACGACTCTCCAGTGCAAAGTTGTAACGGCACGATCCAGCTGGACAATGAACTCGATTTCTTTTGCGGAGTCAGTGAATCACCTTTGATAGTGTCCGGCACGCAGTTTTTCTGCCACAAGGAACTAATGAGCTACGTAGATGACTTGTTATACGAGTGCACCAAGCCAATAGCTCTGCGCTTCTTCAATGTTGAGTGGAGGGGCGAGGCTACGATCCATTACGCTGCCAAAACGGAGTCAAAAAGTGGGACTTCCAGGGGAATCCCTGGTTTGGGAACCTGGCTGGCCTGCCTGGTGTGCGTCTTTCTTCAAAGATTGAAACTGCTGTCATccaatatatttgaaattcaagTGAACTACCAGTTTGCCAGCTTGAAGCAAAATGCGGTTGTGCTCCATGTTCGTGCTCGTCTACATAGTTCGTAA